Sequence from the Amaranthus tricolor cultivar Red isolate AtriRed21 chromosome 1, ASM2621246v1, whole genome shotgun sequence genome:
ACAGCAGCTCCCACGAGTAAAAAAAAGGCTCCAGTAACACACCACATCTCTATAGTAAAAGGTTTGAGGAATGCCCAGGCACTTGATTTGACTTTTCTTAGAGGGGCAACTACAACTAATCCAGATTCCATAAATGGTTGAGTGAAATCCACTATCCTAGTCCTGTTTGTGACAATTGTTATGTCTCCCACAGCTGCATCAAATTTCTGATTAAGAATCAAAAGCaagttaaaaatttcaaaagccTGCAACATGTTGTTATGGGCTCAAACAACTGCAAATGTATAAGCAAAGACTTTAATTTAAAGTCAAATGTTTATGTTTTCTGTCCATCATTACGCAAATGATGTTGGTAAAAGAATGGTTGCTGAGTGGAAAGACAAATTTCTGATCTCTTTAGGGTTGAGTTGGTTAAGCCAATCATGATATTAAAGGATGGAAGACACACTTGCATTAGCCATGGAACAAGCATGCATTGACTATGAGAGAAAGATGATCATGCCACTTGTAGTCCATCGGTGATGGGACCAGTTGTGGTGCAAAGAAGCCATTTGACGAAGATGGGAAGCTGAAGTAATGCTAGTTGGCAGGAGCAACGACTCATTATCGTGTTAGCAATGATCGGTTGCTACGTTCTGAACGGTCTGGTGTGCAGCACAATGCTCAGACAGCAGTTCATACCCCGCGGCCCCAGGCATTAGCACATAGCGACTGTTCGTCGGGGTTCAAAGCAGAAAACAGCGGAGCCAGAACCAGGCAACTACTCGACACCAGTCTAGCAGCAACTCATCGCCTAGTCTGGAGTGGGTAAGCAATCTAGCATACTTTGTCTTCCAATAGAAGTTGTAATTAGTTAAGGAATCTTGGTTTAGTAAGGGAGTTTTTCCTATTAGCTATATTCCTTGTGCTAGTTTTGTTTTATTAGAATTAGTTGTACATTTAATTCATAATTATTTAAGAGTATAGAAGCAGTACTTCTACAAGATTCATATGCTATTAAGACTAGACAAAAAGGAGCTAATCTATGAAAGTCAAAATGCAGAGTTTATGAGCCACTGAGAattcgtttttaatttttttgttctgTAATAAAAACTCAAGAGAAGGGGAAAATTCCAATTTCGATCAAACTCTTGTGAGTTTCAGTTAGGTGTAGTTGGAACAAGTAAATCTAACAATTTAGTAGGTGAAGTCATGCCAAAGGTATTTGGGAGATTTTCAACCGTTGGGCAAGGTTGCTAGATCCGATCCTCCACCCCACCCCACCCCCTCCTCAGAACCCCGCTTAGGTGGGATTCATTGAATGgaattggggtaatggaatgtgtGAGTGTAGCCACAGACTCACAGACGTCAAAATCCATGTCTTTAAccgtttgtttttttattaaatccaGTCTACGTAGTAACAACTAGTGGATTTGCATAAACGAACCGGTGCAATCATCACATCAAGCAATGAATCAGATGCCTCATTCAATAAACAAATGTATCATAATGTGAGATCAACTGAAATAATCACTGCCAAATTGTTAGTACTTACGTTATCAGCAACGTCATAAACAAGATTGTTGAACTCTGGATTTCTTATGCCATCACCATATAGCACATAGTTATGTGGAACGGGATAAGGAAGCAGTTTAAGAGCAGCTTCAAAGACGTCTATACAGAATCCCTGAACTCCAGGGGGATCCTTGTCTACAGAAACAAATTCCTTATAGCTCACACGATTGGGTACCGCAATCTGTAGCGGCTTACCATTATTAGGAAATACCCATCCACGAGGAACTTCGCTGACTTGACCTGGCCATATAACACCACTAAGACGTTGACTACTTGCGGACCTGTTTGGAGGCTTCGAGTACAAACTTTCAGGAGTTACAACTGAAAGACCAGAGTAATTTGACCAATACCCAATTTTATTAGAACCAGTTCCAACAATATTCAATATGTCAAATGCCGGGTGAATTAAGTTCTTTTCTGAATCAAATTGAATATCCCCCGACAAACCTGTGAACTTCGTTTGGAGCAGTATCTGAAGCAATTGTTGGCCTCCTTGGGAAACACGAAGGGACGATTTGAGTACACTTCCATTAATCATCGGGTCACGAAAGAAAGTTAAGTTACCAGCCTGGTTGAAAAATGAATCAAGAGCATAGGCAGCTAACCAAACAGAATCATAAGCATAAAAAGCATAAGAATTAAGGCTGGAGTTCCCCACATATTTCAAGCCCTTCCATCTCGACATAAAATCATGTTTTTGGTCAGAATCTGTCGTATGATGGCGTAGAGCCAACACTCCTTGTATTAGATCCATGGTACCAGAGTCATCAGATCCAGCGCTATCAAGAACGGAAGGAAGCCAATCTGTAGCAATCCAAACATAGCCCTTGCCCATCATCCCAAGAGACTTTGCAACAGAAAATACCGTCAGACCAGAATCAGGATTCACATGAACAATAAAAACTCGAGATTCCATCAAATTGACTTGAATTAGCAAATCATTTATATCATTTCTTGAAGCATCTGGAGCAAAAGCAGCCTTGTACGAGATCTTGGAACGCTTTTTAGCAAGAGCATCTCCTAAAACTGATACTCCATTTCTTCCGTATTCATCATCCACGAATATAGCAATTACCTCCCTCCACTCGTAATGCTCAATCAGATCAGCGATAGCATACATCTGAAAATAATCACTCTGTATCGTACGAAGAAAATATGGGTATTGAAGTGCAGATAGAGTAGGATCTGTTGCAAGAGATAGTAAGGGAACATGAAGCTCATTAACAACATGAGAAATAACATGAGCAATGCCAGAAGATTGAGGACCAATTGCAATAGCCACGTCTTTCTCCATTAGCTGCAAAGCTATAcgataaataaaattttgtcaATGTTTTTTGCCATTCTATCATGGAGGAAGAATGAATTTTTCGGGCTTTTACCAAAAGGAATAAAAAGCGCATAAGATTGTGTCATTCTTGCATTCTTAGCATTCAAGAAACGAAGATATAAATTCGACATCTAAAACATAAGAATATCATTTATCTTTGCTCTTAAAAATAAATCTTATACCTTTCATTTGATCATCC
This genomic interval carries:
- the LOC130805661 gene encoding glutamate receptor 3.4-like, with the protein product MGLGFFPNRRHGHVFWRGVMVIFILFMVGVGPIWGQTRARNSTSSSRKKIVNIGALFTFNSVIGRAVKPAMVAALGGINSNSSILQGTTLNIIFHDTNCSGFMGTVEALQLMEKDVAIAIGPQSSGIAHVISHVVNELHVPLLSLATDPTLSALQYPYFLRTIQSDYFQMYAIADLIEHYEWREVIAIFVDDEYGRNGVSVLGDALAKKRSKISYKAAFAPDASRNDINDLLIQVNLMESRVFIVHVNPDSGLTVFSVAKSLGMMGKGYVWIATDWLPSVLDSAGSDDSGTMDLIQGVLALRHHTTDSDQKHDFMSRWKGLKYVGNSSLNSYAFYAYDSVWLAAYALDSFFNQAGNLTFFRDPMINGSVLKSSLRVSQGGQQLLQILLQTKFTGLSGDIQFDSEKNLIHPAFDILNIVGTGSNKIGYWSNYSGLSVVTPESLYSKPPNRSASSQRLSGVIWPGQVSEVPRGWVFPNNGKPLQIAVPNRVSYKEFVSVDKDPPGVQGFCIDVFEAALKLLPYPVPHNYVLYGDGIRNPEFNNLVYDVADNKFDAAVGDITIVTNRTRIVDFTQPFMESGLVVVAPLRKVKSSAWAFLKPFTIEMWCVTGAFFLLVGAAVWILEHRINSEFRGPPSQQIITIFWFSFSTMFFSHRENTLSTLGRFVLLIWLFVVLIINSSYTASLTSILTVQQLSSRIEGIDSLTSGNDPIGIQDGSFARDYLVRELNIAESRIKNLKDQEAYADALQRGPKNGGVAAIVDELPYVQVLLSYSNCNVQIVGQEFTKSGWGFAFQRDSPLAVDLSTAILQLSENGELQRIHDKWLTTRACSNQSDQIEDSRLSLRSFWGLFLICGVACFVALGIFFGRVCYQYRMFSPEVVSQDEIEAAEPAPVRSRRISSTSFKDLFDFIDRKEVEIKELFKRKNSIESSRSQGSRSYSLDKELSSPA